GCCCAACGCGGCCTGGGCCATACCGCGCAGCTGGGCTACGTGAACGGCGAACCGGCCATCCTGCGCTTCGATGGCCCGCGCCTGCATTCGGTCACCACCGTGGAAGTGGTGGACGGGTACATCACCCAGGTCTACAGCGTGTTGAATCCGCAGAAACTGTCGGCGCTTGTCACGGTGGGAGACGCGGCGGCGTCCTGGTAGTGAAAGGCGGCCATCGTGGCCGCCGTGGAGCCGAAAATGTCCGACCACGCCTCTCCCCGCGTTCCCTACACCCGCCTGGCCGCCGATGCGTTCAAGGGCCTGCTGGCCACCAGCAAGGCGGTGCATGACAGTTCGATCGACCCGACGCTGATGGAACTGCTGTTCCTGCGCGTGTCCCAGCTCAACGGCTGCGGCTACTGCATGGACATGCATGGCACCGCGCTGCGCAAGGGCGGCATCGAGCCGCGCAAGCTGGACACCCTGCCCGCCTGGCATGAAAGCCGTTTCTTCGATGCACGCGAGCGTGCTGCGCTGGGCTGGGCCGAAGCCCTGACCCGCCTGACCGATGGCGCGCCGTCGCAGGCCGCCTTCGATGCGCTGGCACCACACTTCGATGAAAAGGGCATCAGCGACCTGAGCATGGGCATCGCCGTGATCAATGCTTGGAACCGGCTGGGTGCCGGACTGCTCCCGCCGCTGCCGTGATCGCGCAGGGGGTCGCGCACGGGGTCGGATCCCTTCGCAACGCGAAGGGCTCTGACCCCCACCCACGTTTGCGGGGTCAGAGCCCTTTGCCTGGCAAAGGGCTCTGACCCCCTCTGCACGCGCAACGCGCGCACAATGTCGGCATGCCTGCCGCCCCCGAGAAGAAACCCAGCCTGCGCCAACGCTTCAAGGCGATGCGCAACCTGCCACCGTTCCTGCGCCAGGTGTGGCAGACCAGTCCCGCATTGACCCTTACCAGCCTTGGCCTGCGCCTGATCCGCGCGCTGCTGCCGGTGGCCATGCTGTACGTGGGCAAGCTCATCATCGACACGGCGCTGCACCTCAGCCAGCACGGCGCCGGCTTCCCGCCGCTGGGCGAGGCGCTGTCCAGCGGCCTGCTCAACCCACTGTTGGCCCTGCTCGCGCTGGAATTCGGCCTGGCCATCGCCTCGGACCTGCTCGGCCGGCTGGTCAGCTATGCCGATGCACTGCTGTCGGAACTGTTCGCCAACGCCACCAGCGTGCGCCTCATGGAACACGCCGCCACGCTGGACCTGGAAGACTTCGAGGATCCCGACCTGCAGGACAAGCTGGACCGCGCGCGGCGCCAGACCATGGGCCGGATGAACCTGATGAGCCAGCTGTTCGGCCAGGTGCAGGACGCGATCACCGTGGCCAGCCTGGCCGTGGGCCTGCTGGTCTATGCACCCTGGCTGATCCTGCTGCTGGCTTTGGCACTGGTGCCGGCCTTCATCGGCGAATCGCACTTCAACGCCGCCGGCTACAGCCTCAACTTCCTGTGGACGCCGGAGCGGCGCCAGCTGGACTATCTGCGCCAGCTCGGCGCCAGCGTCGAAACGGCCAAGGAAGTGAAGATCTTCAACCTGCACCGCTTCCTGGTGGATCGCTACCGCCGGCTGTCGGCGGCGCTGTTCCTGGCCAACCGGGCACTGGCACGGCGGCGCGCGTTCTGGGGCACGGTACTGGCCGCGCTGGGCACGCTGGGCTACTACGCGGCCTATGCCTACATTGCCTGGCGCACGGTGCGCGGCGATTTCTCCATCGGCGACCTGACCTTCCTCGCCGGCAGCTTCCTGCGCCTGCGCCAACTGCTGGAAGGCCTGCTCATCGGTTTTTCGCAGGTGGCCAGCCAGGCCCTGTACCTGGACGATCTGTACTCGTTCTTCCAGATCGAGCCGGAAATCCATTCGCGCCAGGACGCCGTTGCCGTGCCGCGGCCGATCCAGCAGGGTTTCGTGTTCGAGAACGTCGGCTTCCGCTATCCCGATGCCGAGCAGTGGGCCGTACGCCATCTCGATTTCCAGCTGCATGCCGGTGAAGTGCTGGCGCTGGTGGGCGAGAACGGCGCCGGCAAAACCACGCTGGTGAAGCTGCTGGCACGCCTGTACGAACCGGACGAAGGCCGCATCCTGCTGGATGGCCGCGACCTGCGCGATTACGACCTGGACGACCTGCGTGCCAATCTCGGCGTCATTTTCCAGGACTTCGTGCGCTACAACCTGACCGCTGGCGAGAACATCGGCGTCGGCCAGGTGGAAGCGATGGCCGACCAGGCGCGCATCGCCGATGCTGCGCGCCGGGGCATGGCCGAAGAAGTGATCGATGCCCTGCCCGGCGGCTACGATCAGCTGATCGGCCGCCGCTTCAAGCAGGGCGTGGACCTGTCCGGCGGGCAGTGGCAGAAGATCGCCATCGCGCGCGCGTGGATGCGCGATGCACAAGTGATGATCCTCGACGAACCAACCGCCGCGCTGGATGCACGCGCCGAATTCGAGGTGTTCCAGCGCTTCCGCGAACTGGCCGACAAGCGCACCGCCGTGCTGATCTCGCATCGGTTTTCCTCGGTACGCATGGCCGACCGCATCCTGGTGCTGGCCGAGGGCCGGCTGGAAGCCAGCGGCACCCATGACCAGCTGATGGCCCAGGGTGGACGCTATGCCGAACTGTTCGAGCTGCAGGCTGCCGGCTACCGATGAACGGCCCTGAGAACGCCTCTCGTTCCGGATAATGAGAACCCCTCTCATTTGAGGTAGAATGGGGCCGACGTCTCCATTGCCTGAATGTGCCCCCATGTCTTCCGCTTTCGGCGCCGAAACGGTGCTTGAGGTCCGCCACTGGACCGATGCCTACTTCAGCTTCACCCTCACCCGCGACAGCGGTTTCCGTTTCGAGAACGGCCAGTTCGTGATGATCGGCCTGGAGACCGAAGCGCGGCCGCTGCTGCGCGCGTACTCCATCGCCAGCGCCAACTGGGAAGAGCATCTCGAGTTCTTCAGCATCAAGGTGCAGGACGGCCCGCTGACCTCGCGCCTGCAGCACATCAAGCCGGGTGACAAGGTGCTGGTCGGCAAGAAGCCCACTGGCACGCTGCTGATCAGCGACCTGCACCCCGGCAAGAACCTGTACCTGCTGGGCACCGGCACCGGCATGGCGCCGTGGCTGTCGGTCATCAAGGACCCGGAAACCTACGAGCGCTTCGAGAAGGTGATCCTCTGCCACGGCGTGCGTTACGAAAAGGACCTGGCCTATCGCGATTACTTCGAGAAGGAACTGCGTGAGCACGAGTTCCTGGGCGAGATGATCGGCGAGAAGCTGCTGTACTACCCGGCCGTCACCCGCGAGCCGTTCGCCAACCAGGGCCGCCTGACGCAGTTGATGGAAAGCGGCGAGATGCAGCGCACCCTCGGCCTGCCCGAACTGAGCCCGGAAAACGATCGCGCGATGATCTGCGGCAGCCCGCAGATGCTGGCCGACCTGCGCGCGGTGCTCGATGCACGGGGTTTCCAGGTGTCGCCGCGTATCGGCCAGCCGGGCCACTACGTGTTCGAGCGCGCGTTCGTCGAGAAGTAATCGTTGACGGTAGAGCCGGCCGCAGGCCGGCTCTCCTCAAAAAGGGGACGGAGGGGATTATGTCGTTTGTGCACAAACGACATAATCCCCTCCGTCCCCTTTGTATTGCGGAAAAGAAACAGATGATCAGGATGATCCACCCCACCCTTGTTGCCCTGCTGCTCCTGCTGGCGGCCAGCGCCAGCGCCGCTGCGCCCTCGCCGAAAGCTGGCGACATTCCGCCGCAGCTGCTCGGCAAGGACCGCAAAGGCGAAATGGTCGACCTGTCGACCCAGCACGGCAAGGTCGTCATCGTCACATTCTGGGCGTCCTGGTGCGGCCCTTGCCGCAAGGAACTGCCGATCCTGGCCAAGCTGCAGTCGGTCATCGGCCACGATGCCCTGCAGGTCTATGCGGTGAACTTCAAGGAACCGCGCGCCGAGTTCGCCGCGCTGGTACGCAACCGCAACTGGCCGGTGCTGGACTACATCCACGACGGCAAAGGCCACGTCAGTGAGCAGTACGGCATCCAGGCGATCCCGCACATGTTCATCATCGGCCACGACGGCGTCATCGCCCATGTGCACCGCGGCTACTCGGAAGACAGCCTGCCGCGGATCATCGACGAGATCATGGCCATGCTGCCTGAGGACGTGCGCAGCCGTCCGGCAGGCGACCGTACCTGACCGTTCTCAGGCCTGCACCGGTAGTGCCGGCCGCTGGCCGGCTCTCAGCCCTGCGCGGTTAGCGCCGGCCGCTGGCCGGCTCTCAGGCCGTCATGGGTTGCCGGCCAGCGGCCGGCACTACCCCGTCACAGCAGCGCTTCGATCGCGCCGCGCAGCTGTTCCGGTGCGGTGGTCGGCGCATAACGCGCCACCACCTGGCCCTGGCGGTCGAGCAGGAACTTGCTGAAGTTCCATTTGATGCGGGCGATGCCCAGCAGGCCACGCTTTTCGTGCGACAGCCAGTGCCACAGCGGGTCGGCACCTTCGCCGTTGACCTCGATCTTCTGCGACAACGGGAAGCTGACCGGGTAATCCAGCGAACAGAACTGGCGGATCTGCGCCGCATCACCGGGCTCCTGCGCGCCGAACTGGTTGCAGGGGAAGCCGATCACCACCAGGCCGCGCTCGCGATAGTCCTGCCACAGCTGTTCCAGGCCGGTGTACTGCGGGGTGAAGCCGCAGCGGCTGGCAACGTTGACCAGCAGCAACGGGCGGCCCTGGTACTGCGCCAGCGCCTGCGGCTGGCCGTCCAGGTCCACGAAACCGAAGTCGAAGGCGTTGGGCATGGCAGACGGTCCGAATGGGGAAGCCCCATGGTAATCGCAGGCCACGCCGGCCGGCGCCGCTGGGCATGCCTTTTGACACAAGTGGCGCCCGGTGCAGGCGGGTTACGCTCGGGCACTTGTCTGCCTTACCGGAGTACCGCCTTGACCACCCGCCTTGCCCTTGCCGTGGCCATGACCCTCGGCCTTGCCCTGCCCGCCTATTCGGCCAGCGCCGCCCCCCAGGCCGCCGCTGCCAACGCCCAGCAGGCCAACCCGTTCTTCGCCGAGAGCCCGCTGCCGCTGCACTTCCCGCAGTTCGACAGGATCAAGGACACGGACTTCGCCCCGGCCTTCGACGCCGGCATGGCGCAGCAGCTGAAGGAAGTGGCGGCGATCGCCGACAACAAGGCCAAGCCGACCTTCGACAACACCATCATCGCCCTGGAAAAGAGCGGTGACGTGCTGGACCGCGCGACCACCGTGTTCTTCAGCCTGGTCGGCGCCGACACCAATGATGCGCGCAAGAAGCTGCAGGCCGACTATTCGGCGAAGTTCGCCGCGCACAGCGATGCGATCGCGCTGAACGGCAAGCTGTTCGCCCGCATCCAGGCGCTGTATGACACCCGCACCCAGCTGGGCCTGGACGCCGAAGGCGTGCGCCTGGTCGAGAAGTACTACGACAACTACGTGCGCGCTGGCGCCAAGCTGTCCGAGGCCGACAAGGCCACGCTGAAGACCATGAATGCCGAGCTGGCCAACCTGGGCACGAAGTTCAGCCAGAACGTGCAGTCGGAAGTGAACGCTTCGGCGATCACCGTCGACGACGTCAAGCAGCTCGACGGCCTGTCCAAGGAACAGATCGCCGCCGCCGCCGAAGCCGCCAAGGCCCGCGGCCTGGACGGCAAGTACGTGATCACCCTGCTGAACACCACCGGCCAGCCGCCGCTGACCAACCTGGCCAACCGCGAGCTGCGCCAGAAGATCTTCGAGGCGTCGGTCAGCCGTGGCAGCCGCGGCGGTGAGTTCGACAACACCGCGCTGGTGTCGCGCATCATGCAGCTGCGCGCCGACAAGGCGAAGCTGATGGGCTTCCCGAACTTTGCCGCCTACAACCTGACCAACCAGACCGCCAAGACCCCCGAAGCGGTCAACGCGATGCTGGGCAAGCTGGCCCCGGCCGCCGTGGCCAACGCCAAGCGCGAAGCCGCCGACCTGCAGGCGATGATCGACAAGGAACAGAAGGCCGCCGGCAAGAAGACCTTCGCCCTGGAGCCGTGGGACTGGGCCTTCTACAGCGAGAAGGTGCGCCAGGCCAAGTACAACTTCGACGAATCGCAGCTCAAGCCGTATTTCGAGATCAAGAACGTGCTGGAAAACGGCGTGTTCTTCGCCGCCAACCAGGAATTCGGCCTGACCTTCAAGCAGCGCACCGACCTGCCGGTGTACCACGACGACGTCACCGTCTATGACGTCTTCGATGCCGACGGCAGCCAGCTGGCGATCTTCATCTTCGACCCCTACGCACGCGCCTCCAAGCGTGGTGGCGCCTGGATGAACTCGTACGTGTCGCAGTCCAAGCTGACCGGCTTCAAGCCGGTGGTGGCCAACCACCTCAACATCCCCAAGCCGCCGGCCGGCCAGCCGACCCTGCTGACCTGGGATGAAGTGACCACCACCTTCCACGAGTTCGGCCACGCCCTGCACGGCATGTTCTCCAACGTGAAGTACCCGTACTTCTCGGGCACCTCGGTGCCGCGTGACTTCGTCGAGTTCCCCTCGCAGGTGAACGAAATGTGGTCGGACAACCCGGCCATCCTGAAGAACTACGCCAAGCACTACCAGAACGGTTCGGCCATGCCGCAGGCACTGCTGGACAAGGTGCTGGCCGCCGCCAAGTTCAACCAGGGCTTTGCCACCACCGAATACCTGGGCGCGGCGATGCTGGACCAGCGCTGGCACCAGATCGGCGCCGACCAGGTGCCGGCCGCCAAGGACGTCATGGCGTTCGAGCGCGCCGCGCTGGAGAAGGACGGCATCTACTACGCGCCGGTCCCGCCGCGCTACAGGACCCCGTACTTCAGCCACATCATGGGCGGCTACTCGGCCGGTTACTACGCCTACATCTGGTCGGAAGTGCTGGACGCCAACACCCAGAAGTGGTTCAAGGACAACGGCGGCCTGAGCCGCAAGAACGGCGATCACTTCCGCGCCACCCTGCTGTCCAAGGGCGGCAGCGTGGATGCCATGCAGCTGTTCCGCGATTTCGCCGGCCACGAGCCGCAGATCGAACCGCTGCTGGAAAAGCGTGGCCTGACCGGCGCCGCCAACTGATCGCCTGCGCGGTTGAGTGAAACGAAAACCGCCCGGGAGACCGGGCGGTTTTTTGTTGGGACGGGGGCAGAGCCCGGGGTCGGATCCCTTTCCAACGGAAAGGGCTCTGACCCCAGCCGCACCCTCACCGCGGTGCCACGTACCCGCCGCGCACGCCTTCCCGCGACAGCACCAGCTGCCACAGCTGCGCATGCCGGCAGCGGAAGCTGGCCATTGACCCGGCCAGATAGAACCGCCACATGCGGCGGAAATGCTCGTCGTAGCGTGCATCGAGCTGCGGCCATGCCGCCTCGACATTGCGCCGCCAGGCCTGCAGGGTCAGGTCATAGTCGGTGCCGAAGTTGTGCCAGTCCTCCAGCACGAAGCGCCCTTCAAACGCGCGGGTGATCTGCACCGCCGAAGGCAGCATCGAATTGGGGAAGATGTAGCGGGCGATCCACGGATCGGTGCGGTGGCGCGACACGTTGCTGCCGATGGTATGCAACAGCAGCAGCCCACGGGGCGACAGGCAGCGCCGGGCCACCTCGAAGAAGCGATCGTAATTCTTGTCACCCACGTGCTCGAACATGCCGATGGAGAACACCGCATCGAAGGGTTCGTCCACGTCGCGGTAGTCCTGCAGCCGGATTTCGATGGGCAGGCCGGCGCACAACTCACGTGCGTAGGCGGCCTGCTCCTGCGAGATGGTCACTCCCACACCGCTCACGCCATAGCGCTCGGCGGCAAACTTCAGCGCCTCGCCCCAGCCGCAGCCGATGTCCAGCACGCGCTGGCCCGGGCGCAGGCCCAGCTTGCGGCACACCAGGTCCAGCTTGGCCTCCTGCGCGGCATCCAGATCGGCCGCGTTGCGCCAGTAGCCGCAGCTGTAGACCATCCGCTGGCCCAGCATGGCCCGGTACAGGTCATTGCCGAGATCGTAATGGCGGCGGCCGACCTCATAGCTGCCCTGCCCGGCCTGCAGGTTGAACAGCCGCGCCTTCAGCGCATCGGCCACCTCTCGCCAGCCGTGCACGCGCTCGTCCAGGTGCGCCATCATCAGGTGGACCAGGAACTCATCCAGGACGTTGGCATCCCACCAACCGTCCATGTAGCTTTCGCCCAGGCCGAGCGAACCATGGCCGATGACCCGCGCGAAGAAGCGCCGGTCATGTATCTGGATGTCCTGTGGCTGGGTACCGCCGATGCGGACCCCGGCCTCCTGGAGCAGGCCGGCAACCCGCTCCTGCAACCCTGTATCCACGTGTCCTCCGTCTGCGGTTACCCGCGTGCGAACAACCCCACGTACTCTTTGGCCACGTGCGGCAGCAGCACGGCAGCAGGCACATCCGCGGTCTGCGTGCCATCCGAATACGGCCCCACCTGGTAGGGCGGGAACACAAAGCGCAGCGCCGTGATCTGGCCCTTGTCGTCGGTCAGCGGCTGGAACTGGCTGAAGTTCTCGGCCTGCGGCCCGGTGCCGTCGGCAATCATCCGCGAGGCGTTGCGCAGTGATTCCTGCAACTCCGCCGGCTGCATGTCCTCGCCACTGAGACGGGTGGCCACGCGCTCGCGCAGCTGATCGGCGACGAAATCACTGATCGCCTTCCAGCCCTTGTCATCGGCCACCAGCGTGCCGGCGCTGAGCATCTGCTGCTGCGGCACCAGCCACACAAATCGGGCCACCAGCGGCTCGCCATGGGCGCCCCCGGTGTAGCGGCTGCCATCGGCGCTGACCACCACCAGCTGCGGGGTCTCCAGCACCTTCTCGAAGCTCAGCGACAGCTCGTAAGGCATCGTCGGCTTGTCGTTGCCCAGACCATCCAGCGCCTGCTGCAGGTCAGCGCGGGCAGAAGTGGCATACGCCTGCAGCGCGCGGGCCAGGCCCGGGTAACGGTCGATGCCGGCCGGGTAGCTAATGCCCACCACTTCACGTTCGTTGTTCTCCACCACATCGCG
Above is a genomic segment from Stenotrophomonas sp. ESTM1D_MKCIP4_1 containing:
- a CDS encoding glutathione peroxidase produces the protein MPNAFDFGFVDLDGQPQALAQYQGRPLLLVNVASRCGFTPQYTGLEQLWQDYRERGLVVIGFPCNQFGAQEPGDAAQIRQFCSLDYPVSFPLSQKIEVNGEGADPLWHWLSHEKRGLLGIARIKWNFSKFLLDRQGQVVARYAPTTAPEQLRGAIEALL
- a CDS encoding ABC transporter ATP-binding protein, translating into MPAAPEKKPSLRQRFKAMRNLPPFLRQVWQTSPALTLTSLGLRLIRALLPVAMLYVGKLIIDTALHLSQHGAGFPPLGEALSSGLLNPLLALLALEFGLAIASDLLGRLVSYADALLSELFANATSVRLMEHAATLDLEDFEDPDLQDKLDRARRQTMGRMNLMSQLFGQVQDAITVASLAVGLLVYAPWLILLLALALVPAFIGESHFNAAGYSLNFLWTPERRQLDYLRQLGASVETAKEVKIFNLHRFLVDRYRRLSAALFLANRALARRRAFWGTVLAALGTLGYYAAYAYIAWRTVRGDFSIGDLTFLAGSFLRLRQLLEGLLIGFSQVASQALYLDDLYSFFQIEPEIHSRQDAVAVPRPIQQGFVFENVGFRYPDAEQWAVRHLDFQLHAGEVLALVGENGAGKTTLVKLLARLYEPDEGRILLDGRDLRDYDLDDLRANLGVIFQDFVRYNLTAGENIGVGQVEAMADQARIADAARRGMAEEVIDALPGGYDQLIGRRFKQGVDLSGGQWQKIAIARAWMRDAQVMILDEPTAALDARAEFEVFQRFRELADKRTAVLISHRFSSVRMADRILVLAEGRLEASGTHDQLMAQGGRYAELFELQAAGYR
- a CDS encoding M3 family metallopeptidase translates to MTTRLALAVAMTLGLALPAYSASAAPQAAAANAQQANPFFAESPLPLHFPQFDRIKDTDFAPAFDAGMAQQLKEVAAIADNKAKPTFDNTIIALEKSGDVLDRATTVFFSLVGADTNDARKKLQADYSAKFAAHSDAIALNGKLFARIQALYDTRTQLGLDAEGVRLVEKYYDNYVRAGAKLSEADKATLKTMNAELANLGTKFSQNVQSEVNASAITVDDVKQLDGLSKEQIAAAAEAAKARGLDGKYVITLLNTTGQPPLTNLANRELRQKIFEASVSRGSRGGEFDNTALVSRIMQLRADKAKLMGFPNFAAYNLTNQTAKTPEAVNAMLGKLAPAAVANAKREAADLQAMIDKEQKAAGKKTFALEPWDWAFYSEKVRQAKYNFDESQLKPYFEIKNVLENGVFFAANQEFGLTFKQRTDLPVYHDDVTVYDVFDADGSQLAIFIFDPYARASKRGGAWMNSYVSQSKLTGFKPVVANHLNIPKPPAGQPTLLTWDEVTTTFHEFGHALHGMFSNVKYPYFSGTSVPRDFVEFPSQVNEMWSDNPAILKNYAKHYQNGSAMPQALLDKVLAAAKFNQGFATTEYLGAAMLDQRWHQIGADQVPAAKDVMAFERAALEKDGIYYAPVPPRYRTPYFSHIMGGYSAGYYAYIWSEVLDANTQKWFKDNGGLSRKNGDHFRATLLSKGGSVDAMQLFRDFAGHEPQIEPLLEKRGLTGAAN
- a CDS encoding TlpA disulfide reductase family protein, with protein sequence MIRMIHPTLVALLLLLAASASAAAPSPKAGDIPPQLLGKDRKGEMVDLSTQHGKVVIVTFWASWCGPCRKELPILAKLQSVIGHDALQVYAVNFKEPRAEFAALVRNRNWPVLDYIHDGKGHVSEQYGIQAIPHMFIIGHDGVIAHVHRGYSEDSLPRIIDEIMAMLPEDVRSRPAGDRT
- a CDS encoding DUF3298 and DUF4163 domain-containing protein, with the translated sequence MKTGNNQPLRTGALAGAMGVLLLAGCQRGQEAAPAVEAAPAAEAAATEPTPAAEAPLDLRDVVENNEREVVGISYPAGIDRYPGLARALQAYATSARADLQQALDGLGNDKPTMPYELSLSFEKVLETPQLVVVSADGSRYTGGAHGEPLVARFVWLVPQQQMLSAGTLVADDKGWKAISDFVADQLRERVATRLSGEDMQPAELQESLRNASRMIADGTGPQAENFSQFQPLTDDKGQITALRFVFPPYQVGPYSDGTQTADVPAAVLLPHVAKEYVGLFARG
- a CDS encoding ferredoxin--NADP reductase; translated protein: MSSAFGAETVLEVRHWTDAYFSFTLTRDSGFRFENGQFVMIGLETEARPLLRAYSIASANWEEHLEFFSIKVQDGPLTSRLQHIKPGDKVLVGKKPTGTLLISDLHPGKNLYLLGTGTGMAPWLSVIKDPETYERFEKVILCHGVRYEKDLAYRDYFEKELREHEFLGEMIGEKLLYYPAVTREPFANQGRLTQLMESGEMQRTLGLPELSPENDRAMICGSPQMLADLRAVLDARGFQVSPRIGQPGHYVFERAFVEK
- a CDS encoding carboxymuconolactone decarboxylase family protein, with translation MSDHASPRVPYTRLAADAFKGLLATSKAVHDSSIDPTLMELLFLRVSQLNGCGYCMDMHGTALRKGGIEPRKLDTLPAWHESRFFDARERAALGWAEALTRLTDGAPSQAAFDALAPHFDEKGISDLSMGIAVINAWNRLGAGLLPPLP
- the cfa gene encoding cyclopropane fatty acyl phospholipid synthase — encoded protein: MDTGLQERVAGLLQEAGVRIGGTQPQDIQIHDRRFFARVIGHGSLGLGESYMDGWWDANVLDEFLVHLMMAHLDERVHGWREVADALKARLFNLQAGQGSYEVGRRHYDLGNDLYRAMLGQRMVYSCGYWRNAADLDAAQEAKLDLVCRKLGLRPGQRVLDIGCGWGEALKFAAERYGVSGVGVTISQEQAAYARELCAGLPIEIRLQDYRDVDEPFDAVFSIGMFEHVGDKNYDRFFEVARRCLSPRGLLLLHTIGSNVSRHRTDPWIARYIFPNSMLPSAVQITRAFEGRFVLEDWHNFGTDYDLTLQAWRRNVEAAWPQLDARYDEHFRRMWRFYLAGSMASFRCRHAQLWQLVLSREGVRGGYVAPR